The following coding sequences are from one Tubulanus polymorphus chromosome 12, tnTubPoly1.2, whole genome shotgun sequence window:
- the LOC141914247 gene encoding low affinity immunoglobulin epsilon Fc receptor-like: protein MTSLWTDGDFRDEFENSVAIALIYSACDTTSCCDEGWTKAGDKKCFKFIDVWTYAKDHCSSSELARIENREENDIAQSLIPSNVHSASLGFKRPFNFPSGFTRWNNGEPNGSGIPTGTPYEACVEMYRSSGLWNDVSCWIALPAICSKPCRQK, encoded by the exons ATGACGTCACTCTGGACTGATGGAGATTTCCGAGATGAATTTGAGAATAGCGTTGCTATTGCACTAA TTTATTCAGCGTGTGATACAACATCGTGTTGTGATGAGGGTTGGACAAAAGCTGGAGACAAGAAATGTTTCAAGTTTATTGATGTGTGGACGTACGCTAAAGATCATTGTAGTTCTTCAGAATTGGCCAGAATCGAAAACAGGGAGGAGAATGATATAGCTCAAA GTCTGATACCTTCTAACGTGCACAGTGCTTCGCTTGGTTTTAAAAGACCATTCAACTTCCCTTCG GGTTTTACGCGATGGAACAATGGAGAACCGAACGGAAGTGGTATTCCAACAGGCACTCCTTATGAAGCTTGCGTTGAAATGTATCGAAGTAGTGGTCTGTGGAACGATGTTTCATGCTGGATTGCGTTGCCAGCTATTTGTTCGAAGCCCTGTCGACAGAAATAG